Within the Bacillus solimangrovi genome, the region TTTCGTTTTTGAGGTTTTATATGAACGTAGTGAGATATAAAGTCAGGAATAGTTAAAGATTCTGTTCCCAAAACATGGTTTTATATGAACGTAGTGAGATATAAAGGCGTTCAAAATCTTCTCTGAATATTATCTTTGTTTTGTTTTATATGAACGTAGTGAGATATAAAGAAGCCATGAAATTCTATCTTCTTTCAAAACAGTTATTGTTTTATATGAACGTAGTGAGATATAAAGACGGTTTACCTTATTCGTCCTTACCACAGTTTTTTAAAGTTTTATATGAACGTAGTGAGATATAAAGATGATTCAATTGACCATTTTCGTTACTATAACCCAGTTTTATATGAACGTAGTGAGATATAAAGTACTTACGTTGGAAAGCCCCTGTATCGTTTAACTCTGTTTTATATGAACGTAGTGAGATATAAAGAGGTGTATTGCTCACGCTTGTCTTCATGATGCTCAACGTTTTATATGAACGTAGTGAGATATAAAGTTAAGTTAGGTCAAGCTATTATCACTGACATAGTTCGTTTTATATGAACGTAGTGAGATATAAAGTTGTCTGTTAAGTATATATTTTTAGATACTTTATTTGTTTTATATGAACGTAGTGAGATATAAAGAAGGAATACTAAACGGAAATTTATTTTTTATATCCGTTTTATATGAACGTAGTGAGATATAAAGAAGGAACTACAACAAACACCACATTGGATTTTATGGCGGTTTTATATGAACGTAGTGAGATGAGAAACACATATAGACTTGTTGAGTTTTATAATGAACAAGAAGAAAGCTATTGCTTGTAATTAGTTTTTTAGGGGATCTGCACTTATATTGTGCAATAAAAACAACTTCTTATTAATCTAGTATAACTATTGTGTTACTTATTATCTTTGGTTAAGTCAGCTACAAACCATATGATGAGAAAAATAAACAAGATACCAAAATATATTATAATAAATGGTCTGTATGCTATCACTAATGGTATAGGAATGACTGCTAGTAAAATAAAATAAAAAAAGTATTTGTACATATCTATGAGTTCCCTCCCTAATTATCAGTTTTTCTAGAACTTAAGTATATCAAAATAATAACATTGTAAATACAGATGGTTTTTTATAACATAGTTTGACATATTAATCCTATTTCTAAAATCCAAATATTCGTAATTAATATGTGTATGGACAGTAGATATAGTAATACTTCTATCATTTTTAATTAGTTAACGTCCACATAACCTCTTTTACATTTTTGGTCATTATTGTTAAAATTACTAAAATAGCATTTAAAGGGCGGTTTTCTATGGAATGGAAAAATACGAGATGCGTGAAAGGTCTAGCAAATAAATGGTCTTTCAGAATCTCGTTGACTTCGTTAATTGCTTTCATACTATGGTCTTTTCTTATAGAAGATTATAAAATTAGAGCATGGGTGTATTATCTTTTACCCGTTCTTGTTTTATCGTTATTTTTAACGGTTATTGGAATTCCGATAGATGAGAAAACTGATAAAATTTCAATCATTCGAAGCATAGTCTCACTAATCTTATCTTTGCTACTTATTCTGCTAATAGGACTTATTTATATAGGTCCAGTCTTGTTCCCTTTTGGAATACCACCACGCTAAGCGAATCAGCAATGTTTCGTTCGCTTTACTCATATTCAGATACCTTATTTTGAAAAAAGAATGGGATAATAGTTTTCGACGTTACAACCCCATTTGAAATGCTTTTCGACCGTTTACAAGATTCTTATCACAACAAGAATCCCAATTTCAGAGTGTTGCAAAACATCTATCGTGTATTAGACGTAGAACATTATTTAACAACCCTAACGATTATAAGTGTTCTCTTAATTCTTAATACCGCCAGTTGCAGCGTACATATTATGCAGATAGCGAGTTATAAAAGAAGATACATATCTTTTATAACTCGCTATTTGTTTTGTGGTGACATTCTAACCTCGTATTGGTCATTGTTTGTTTTAGTAATGTAGTGGTACTAGATTTTTGCTGAATATATACACGACGGTTGTTCAACCTTTTGGCGTTTCAACTATAAAAAAAGAATCTCTAAAAATATTTTTGATTTATAAAACCTTTTTCAATTCTTTTCGTTTAACTAGGTGAGAAACAAAAAATTCTATTTAAATGAAGAGGAGAATGAAATATGAAAGCAATTAAAGTAATGGGAACATTGGCATTATCTGCTGCAATTATCGGCGGAGGGTTATATAGTACAGATGCGTTAGCAAATGAAAAAAAGGTTACTGAGAATCAACAAGAAACAGTAGAATATGATTTTAAACAAGATACAACGATTCCAGAAGATGTTCTGAATGAAGCGAAAGAATTAGGCGTACCTACAGCTGGAAGAACATTTGCTGACGTATCTAGTGATATTAGTTTGTATTATCAAGCTCTACAAATTGGAGTGGATGTGAAGGATAAGTCATTCGAGCAAATTTATAAGGAAACATGGGAGCTTGCGGAAAAATTAATGATTCAAGAAGCGAAGGAGCTTGGTATTAACACTGCTGGTAAGTTGTACGATGAATTAGGACAGTTAGCAAGTCAAGCTTATGATAAAAAAGCATTGAAGATTGCACCAAAGTTAGGTGTTGATACGAGCAATGAATCAATGGCAATTAGTGATGTTCATGCTATTTTGGAAGCAAAGGACTTAGGTATTGAAGTGAAGGGTAAAACGACAGAACAATTATCTGAGCTTGTTCAATTTGAACGAATGAAACGCAGCTTCGTACATGCTTTAGAATTAGGAATTAATGTTGAGAACATGTCAGTGCAAGATGTGAACAAAAAGATCATGTTACAAGATCCAACGTTCGTGAATGACCTATACGGTAATTATAAAGAGCTTTTGAAAAGCTATAAATAATCTTATTTCTAAAATTATGTATATGATAGTGTAAAAGGTTATCCTAGATAGGATAACCTTTTACTATTGACACACAAATTATTCAAATAAATAAGGAGGGTCATAGTTGTCAAATACCGAGGATAATAAAACGTCATTAGAAGAAAAAGAAGTTCTCGATGGTTGTATTGGTTGTGCTTCATTAGGTTGTTTACCTCTACCAGTGATCTTGTTAGCATTCATCATAAAGCTTATATCGTTATTAAAAGTAGTAGTTTAATCAGAAAGTAGAAATTCTAATAACGGTCTGTTATTTTAAAATAATCTGTGATTAGACCGAATATGAACGTTTGTTTTTTAGAAATATTTCGGTTGAAAAATTAAAGTTTATTCCAAAAATCACTAAAACCCATAAGAAACAGGGGATAGAGGTAGGTGGACGCACTGTTTTCCGTATCATGAACAAAAGTAATGATGAGACTATAGTTTTTTAGAAAAATTAATTAAGTGAAAATGGTTGTAACAAGGGGGATGCAAGTAGTAAAAGACAAGCTACTAACTTAGACAACGAATCTAATAATCTAAGTTTTATTAACTGAAAATTGAAATTAATCGACTTTCCAAATCATTGTTAGACTGCCTTTACCACCATGGACCCCTATAGTTTGACTTATTGGACCGATAAGAACATCAATATCATCGTATTGTCTTACTAATTTATCTCTTATCGATTTTGCCTCATCAATTGCATCAGCATGTAGTACCTGAACTGTTTTTATAGTGTGTTTTTGTTTTTCAATATAAAATTGCTCCAATATAGTATTGATCGCCTTATTTTTTGTACGGGATTTTTTATATATTTCTACATTTCCATTATTAATCTGTAATATTGGATGAATATTAAGTAAGCTACCTATCATTTTTTGAATTCCGTTGATACGTCCTCCTTTATAAAGCTGCTCTAACTTTCCAACTAAGATGTAGTTATGATATTTTGTATGCTCTTTACGAAGTATATCAGCTATTTCTTTTGCTTCCATTCCATTAGAGTGTAATTTCATCCCTTTATTAATCATCATTGTAATTGGATAAGATAAGATTCTTGAATCTATTACTTCAACAGGAAAATTAGTTAATTTAGCTGCAAGATTGCTGACATTATAAGTACCGCTCAAGTTACCTGATATATGAACTGCAATAGCCTCATCATAATCGTGTTTTAGTTTTGTATATAGATCAATAAAATCTGATAATGCAGGCTGTGATGTTTTGGGTATGTCCTTCATTTCATCCATCTTCACATATAACTCATCTGGGGATATGTCTATCCCATCTTTATAAATTTTATTACCAAATGAAATATTCATTGGAACAATATATAGGTCTTTATGTGTACGTTCTTTTTCAGGTACGTACGCAGAGCTATCTGTTATCCAAGCAACCTTTTTCACTGTGGTCATCCTCTCTTGGTAGTTTGTATGAAATCGTGCTGAACTAACATTAAGGTCTTAAAAGAACTTTATCACGGGAAAATAAATTATACAAATAATAAACAAAACTATACAAAATCTATACAACGTGTGATAAGGTTATAGTGTGTTAGAATTTCAGTTTTCAAAATAGGTAAGTTAAAGGGAGTGATAATTCATGCTAAATTCTCTATTAGTTGCTTTAATATGCGTGATTACTTATATGACCCTGTTTTGGGCAGTGGCACAGTTGAAAAAAGATTTATCAGTAGTTGATTTCGGTTGGGGAGGAGGGTTTGTGTTTATTGCGATAACTCTGTTCTTTCTTACTAACGAATACACCATCAGGCAAATAATCGTAACATCATTAGTTAGTATTTGGGGAATCAGATTATCTATATATTTATATTTGCGAAATAAAGGTACTGGAGAAGATTATCGTTACAAAAATATGAGGAAAAGGTGGACAGAACAAGGAAAAAGCGTTGGCTTAACAAGTTATATTCGAGTGTTCATGTCTCAGGGATTAGCGATGTTTTTGCTATCTTATCCTATTGTGGCAGTTTATGCATGGGATACAGGAAGTAGTTTAGGCTTACTGGATTATATAGGTATTGTTATATGGATTATTGGTTTTTCATTGGAAGTTATTGCAGACAAGCAACTATCCAATTTCAAACAAGACAAACGTAATGAAGGAAAAATAATAACTTCAGGAGTTTGGAAATATTCTCGTCATCCAAACTATTTTGGTGAATCAGTGTTATGGTGGGGGATTTTCCTAATTGTAAGTTCTGTAACATTAGGTTGGACTGCGGTCGCTGCACCAGCTTTACTTACTTTTTTATTGATAAAGGTTACAGGTGTACCACCGTTAGAAAGAAAATATATGAAAAAGCCTGAATTCAGAGCTTATGCAAAAAGAACAAGTATGTTTATTCCTTGGTTCCCTAAAAAGCAGATTAATGGTTAAGCATTATTTAGGGATTTCAATATAATATTCAATGAACTTGAAATAATCTCATTAATAAAATGAAAGCTAACCAATAACACTCATGGAATCTTAAATGAGTGTTATTGGTTTATAATCGTTTGAAAATTATTCAATTTTCTAATTGAGATGTTTGAGTTTGAATGTATAGATAATACTGTATGATGGGTGAACAAAAATTGTTCAAAACATATTTGTTGTTGTTATAAAGACAAACAAGTAAATATTTAAAAATGCAGACTTAGTAATAGATGAGAAATGATAAAGAGGTGAGGGTATTTTGTGTTATTTCTTGTATAACTCAATATCTCTTCATCTTTCTCTTTTTGTACAACTACTGTATAGTATTTATATATTATTGTTTACTTGTTCATTATTATAAAAATATTCTAACGAAGATTGAAAGTGTGAGGACTCTATGTACAATATTAGAATTGCATCAGAAAAAGTGGGTGTAACCCCTGTTACACTTCGTGCATGGGAGCGTCGGTATGGTTTATTACCTTCATCAAGGTCTGAAGGTGGTCATCGTATGTACTCTAAGGATGATATAAATAAGCTAATCTGGTTAAAGAAAAAAATGGATCAAGAAGGAATTTCGATCTCTCGAGCAGTGGAACTTTTATCTGACAAAGAAGAAAAAGAGTCTGTCGAATACGTTATGAAACAAAAGTATCAAGAAATAATAGATCCATTATTTGACGCTTTAATCTCTTTTAACCTTGATAAAGCTCATTCAATTGTTGACTACAGTTTTTCTTTATATCATTTCGAGAGGGTTTTTGAAACACTTTTTTACCCATTAGCAATAAGGGTAGGTGACGAGTGGGCAAAAGGCAATATTACTGTTGCTCAAGAACATTTTGCATCCCAGTTCTTGTTACAAAGGTGCTATAAAATAATGGATATTTTACCAATTCAACCACAGTTACCAAAGGTTGTTGCACTTTGTCCTGAAGGTGAGCACCATCATCTTGGTTTAATGATGTTTACCTTGTTTTTGCGAAAGAATGGTTTGTGCGTATTGTATTTGGGTCCGAATACACCAGAAGAAGGTTTAGATGAACTTTTTGAAGAACAACAAATTCAATTTGTCTGTATGTCCATAACGAGTGTCACTGGTGATGAAGAGATCATGTCTTTTATTAAAAACTTAAAGGATAAACATTCATCTATTCAATTTATTCTTGGAGGTCAAAGGGCTCAACAGTTAGAGAAATCTGATTACTATAAGGTTCTTGATCATAAGCTGGAAACCTGGGAACAATGGTTTAAGGAAGACGTCATGCCCGACAAATAGAAGTAACAACAAATTCAAAAACAGTATTCAACCTTTTGCGTATCATTTGGTTATTCTTCTCATAATTGCTGTTGCACTAGTAGCACAGACATTTTCTCCTCCTGAAGCTGAATTATAAGCGATACAATTGCTATTACATGATTTGGAGGAGGAGAAAATGAAATACTAATAAAGGTTATGTATAAGGTGAAATTCTTTTACAAAAAGACTTACTCTTGTTGAAGTAAAGACATCGTTAGCACAAAACCTTATGAAATCAATCAAGGTATTCATAAACTATTCGTTTTACTGTATCATCATCGTACCAAAAACGAAGTAATGTGTTTGATTTTCTATCAACATATAATCTATAATTTCCCATTCCCATTTCCTTCACTTGAATATAATCGTCACCATATTTCAATCTAACATCTTCTATACTTGCTCCTACCGTTATTCCTTTAGCAGTTTTAAATTCTTCTGATTCCGAACGAATATAGATAATTTTATCTGTTTGGTCAGCACTAAACGCAAAAGTATTAGAAATTACAGATTTATGGGCTTTGACCCTTGTTATTGTCTCAAACTTCTCATCAATTGTTGAACGTACATTAGTTAAAGAATCGCCAAGCTGTATACTTCCAATTTGCTCATCGTCTAAATCAGTGTTTGCGACAAAATGATAATTTACATTATAAATATACCAACCCAATAAGAAAACAATGGGTAAAAGTATGATCAGAATATACTTTCTTTTCCTTCTCAAATTGTCATCCCCTCGTAAAATAATACTCTTAAACTGTCTAATATGTTAGAGAAATAAGAAGAGTGGAGCTTATTTTCCCGATTTATTGCATTCATTTCTTGCTCGTTTCATCGTAAGTACTTGTAATGGTTGATTAGAAAAGTCTTAAGTAAAGACGATTTTGTAGATTAGATAAAATCGATATAATGCAACAATAAAAATAATGGTTAGAAACATCAATAATATGTATCGAATCTTGTATAACCAATAATACTTATATTCATCTGGATCACTCCATTTTTTAAAGTCACTTTTTATAGAGTAGATGACAAACAGTATAGCTGGTATAACACCAACAATAATGATAAGAAGGAAAAGTGTTTGATTAAAGTAATTCATTGCATTCGTAGACAGCATAGACCTTAATACTTCTCCTAGTGATACTAATAATATAACGAACAAAACTATGTTTGACGTGAATATATCGATTGGTTTCTTATTATTCTTTATATCTCGAATAACACTTAATGGAATAAGAATTAATATTGCGAAAGCACAAAAAAGAAAAAATGGTGTGTTAATCGTCAAGTAAATCCCCTCCTCATAATGAAAGTTTCTAAATTAGTATACTTGTAAACTGTTAGTGGATAAAAGAGGGGAAATATTTCCTTAATATACTGCGCTAATCATTTATTTATAACGTGTCAATTGAAGCTAAGGAAAGGGTGAAAATAACACTATTAATCTACATCTAATACTGTTTTTTCACTAATTTTCACTGTTGAAGGTATTAGATGTAAATCAATAATATTTTTTTTGTTGATTTGAAGAATTTTAAGTTTACTTAAGTTCGTTAAAGGGGCAACAGATGATATATTTGTTCCTTGAACATCAATAATTTCCAAATTAAATAAATTTTGTAATGAACTGAGATTTTGAATGGAGGTGTTCCTTAAATCAATACGAGTTAAATTAGAGAATGCCTGTATCGTATCAATGGTTTCAATTGGATTGTCTGAAACAGATAAATAAGTCAAGTTTGTTAAATTTTCTAAAGGGCGAAGGTCATTAACTTGATTACTATAAATCGATAGACTTTTCAAATTTGTTAAATTTTCTATTGGTTGAATATCTTTAATTTGATTATCCATTAATGACAAACGGGTTAGAGCGGTGTTATGCCTTAAGAAATTTAAATCTGAAATATTTGTATCATGAGCAGTAAAATCAGTTAAGTTCTTCAAATTTTGCAACGAAGGGATTTGGTATGGGTATAGTGATAGATATAATCTTTCAAGTTGTTGAAAATTTAGTAATATATCTAAATTTTCAACGGCTATATTACTAAGGCTTAGACGTATTAAAGAGGTGTTATTTCTTAAAAAATTTAAATCAGGAATATTCATATTGTGAGCAGAAAATTGAGTTAAGTTTTCTAAATTTTGTAACGGAGGAATTTGATATGGATAACCCCCTAGATATAATCTTTCCAGCTGGGTAAGGTTTGTTAAAAAATTAAGATTATCAACCCGAATACCACTAATATATATATATTTTAGATTTCTCATCTCACTGATGAAAGATAAATCATGTATTTTATCTTGTTCGGTTTCAGGAAGAACATTCTCTCTTAATGTTAAACTATCTAGATTTAGAATGTCTTCTTCTGTAAGTTGTGAAACAGGAATTCTAGCACCTTTAGATATTGCTTTTAAAATAAAGGTAGGTAGGTTATTAAGTAGTTGACTCTCACTTTGATTTGAAGTAGATTCCACTAAATCCTCTCCATTATCTTCCAAATTTGTTTGATCGGTTAACTCTACTGAACTTTTATGTTCACTTGAAAAACGCTCATCACACCCCGTGAGTAACATTAAGATACTAAAGAATGTCAGCATACATCTTCTCATGATCAATCCCCCATTAAATTGACATCATAATATTAAATTATATCTCATTTAACTAATTATTTTGTATAAAATGGTAATTCTCAAAAAGATATGTTTTTTGATTCACTCTTAATACTTCAATAATTTGATCAGCAATTAGAGGATAACTGTTAAATGATCATATAGAGCGCTCTTCATTACCGAAAAATCCCATCATGTTTTTGAACCATTTTTAAAACTTTTTTAAATCAACTTCGTTTAACTGTTTAGAATAAGCAATTTTATTAATACAACAATATGTAAGGAAGAGGTGCTTTTTATGAATTTAACAGTTGAAAATATAACGAAACAGTTTGGAGATAAATTAGCAGTAAATAATGTTTCATTTGAATTAACTGATGGGGTGTACGGTTTCTTAGGAGCGAATGGTGCAGGGAAAACGACATTAATGCGTATGCTCGTCACACTTATTAAACCAACATCAGGACGAATCTTATTAGATGGTAAGGATATCGAAGTGTTGGATGAAAAATATCGAGAGATTCTCGGTTATTTACCACAATACATTGGCTTATATAAAAGTTTCACAGCAGAAAAATATCTGATGTATATCGCAGCATTGAAAGGTATTGAACAGCAAACAGCACGAAAGAAAATTGATGAGCTACTAGAAGTTGTGAATTTGACAGAACATAGGAAGAGAAAAGTTGGAAAGTTCTCAGGAGGAATGAAGCAACGACTCGGTATCGCACAAGCATTATTAAATGATCCGAAAGTGTTAATCGTTGATGAACCAACGGCTGGACTTGATCCGAAGGAACGGATTCGATTTCGAAATCTATTGTCATCTATTTCAAAGGATCGAATCGTCTTGTTGTCAACACATATCGTTTCTGATATTGAGTTCATTGCCAAGGAAATACTCATCTTAAAACAAGGTCAACTTATTCAGAAAGAAAAACCAGAACAGCTATTAGATGAAATAAAAGGATACGTATGGACAGTGAATGTAGCTGAACATGAAGTACAAGCATTTCAAGCGAAACACAAAGTGGGCAATATTATCCGTCATCACAATGAAGTCGGACTTAGAATCATTTCAGAAAGCAAACCTGATGAAAGAGCGGTCGAAGCCATACCTAATTTAGAGGATCTCTATTTATACCACTTCGATGAAGAGGTGACACAATGAAACAGCTAGTTAAGTTTGAGTTATATAAAATATTTAGACAAAAGGGCATCTACATTGGCATGGTAATTATGTTCTTACTATTTGGTTTGGTCATGATAACAGAGTCTTCGAATATTTCGCAATACTTGAAAACGAATTCGATAGGTGTGAAGGATGAGATACAAATAGCTGCGAAGAAGTGGGAAGGGAAGTTAACGGAGGAAAAATTAAAACAGGCTTCTCAAATCAGCCTGAGTCTATCTGAACGAAATCCTATTTTAGAACCATTAACTGATGAAGAAATTGCGACAGAATATATAGCAAGTTCGTATTATTTTAATGGATATAATCGAGATGAAATTCAATCAAGAATAGATGAATTAGATAATAAACTGAATAAAGTAAAGGGAAACGATAGTGAGTATCAAATAGTTACACTTGAAAAAAATATGTTGGAGAATTTGGATAATCTAGATAGCTTCGAATATAACGAAGGGCCAAGAAATACTATTATATTCACATCTAAGTTTGCTGTTTATTTTATGGGTGTATTAATGGTTATTGGTTTATCATCAATCTTTGTGAATGAATC harbors:
- a CDS encoding DegV family protein, which gives rise to MKKVAWITDSSAYVPEKERTHKDLYIVPMNISFGNKIYKDGIDISPDELYVKMDEMKDIPKTSQPALSDFIDLYTKLKHDYDEAIAVHISGNLSGTYNVSNLAAKLTNFPVEVIDSRILSYPITMMINKGMKLHSNGMEAKEIADILRKEHTKYHNYILVGKLEQLYKGGRINGIQKMIGSLLNIHPILQINNGNVEIYKKSRTKNKAINTILEQFYIEKQKHTIKTVQVLHADAIDEAKSIRDKLVRQYDDIDVLIGPISQTIGVHGGKGSLTMIWKVD
- a CDS encoding DUF1295 domain-containing protein; this translates as MLNSLLVALICVITYMTLFWAVAQLKKDLSVVDFGWGGGFVFIAITLFFLTNEYTIRQIIVTSLVSIWGIRLSIYLYLRNKGTGEDYRYKNMRKRWTEQGKSVGLTSYIRVFMSQGLAMFLLSYPIVAVYAWDTGSSLGLLDYIGIVIWIIGFSLEVIADKQLSNFKQDKRNEGKIITSGVWKYSRHPNYFGESVLWWGIFLIVSSVTLGWTAVAAPALLTFLLIKVTGVPPLERKYMKKPEFRAYAKRTSMFIPWFPKKQING
- a CDS encoding MerR family transcriptional regulator, producing the protein MYNIRIASEKVGVTPVTLRAWERRYGLLPSSRSEGGHRMYSKDDINKLIWLKKKMDQEGISISRAVELLSDKEEKESVEYVMKQKYQEIIDPLFDALISFNLDKAHSIVDYSFSLYHFERVFETLFYPLAIRVGDEWAKGNITVAQEHFASQFLLQRCYKIMDILPIQPQLPKVVALCPEGEHHHLGLMMFTLFLRKNGLCVLYLGPNTPEEGLDELFEEQQIQFVCMSITSVTGDEEIMSFIKNLKDKHSSIQFILGGQRAQQLEKSDYYKVLDHKLETWEQWFKEDVMPDK
- a CDS encoding leucine-rich repeat domain-containing protein, yielding MRRCMLTFFSILMLLTGCDERFSSEHKSSVELTDQTNLEDNGEDLVESTSNQSESQLLNNLPTFILKAISKGARIPVSQLTEEDILNLDSLTLRENVLPETEQDKIHDLSFISEMRNLKYIYISGIRVDNLNFLTNLTQLERLYLGGYPYQIPPLQNLENLTQFSAHNMNIPDLNFLRNNTSLIRLSLSNIAVENLDILLNFQQLERLYLSLYPYQIPSLQNLKNLTDFTAHDTNISDLNFLRHNTALTRLSLMDNQIKDIQPIENLTNLKSLSIYSNQVNDLRPLENLTNLTYLSVSDNPIETIDTIQAFSNLTRIDLRNTSIQNLSSLQNLFNLEIIDVQGTNISSVAPLTNLSKLKILQINKKNIIDLHLIPSTVKISEKTVLDVD
- a CDS encoding ABC transporter ATP-binding protein, with protein sequence MNLTVENITKQFGDKLAVNNVSFELTDGVYGFLGANGAGKTTLMRMLVTLIKPTSGRILLDGKDIEVLDEKYREILGYLPQYIGLYKSFTAEKYLMYIAALKGIEQQTARKKIDELLEVVNLTEHRKRKVGKFSGGMKQRLGIAQALLNDPKVLIVDEPTAGLDPKERIRFRNLLSSISKDRIVLLSTHIVSDIEFIAKEILILKQGQLIQKEKPEQLLDEIKGYVWTVNVAEHEVQAFQAKHKVGNIIRHHNEVGLRIISESKPDERAVEAIPNLEDLYLYHFDEEVTQ
- a CDS encoding ABC transporter permease subunit translates to MKQLVKFELYKIFRQKGIYIGMVIMFLLFGLVMITESSNISQYLKTNSIGVKDEIQIAAKKWEGKLTEEKLKQASQISLSLSERNPILEPLTDEEIATEYIASSYYFNGYNRDEIQSRIDELDNKLNKVKGNDSEYQIVTLEKNMLENLDNLDSFEYNEGPRNTIIFTSKFAVYFMGVLMVIGLSSIFVNESNVGMDQLIYSSTHGRRKGVTAKVIASFIYTLFLIISWVTFDVLMNTYIFGNNGWSTPIQFLGFDSPYSLTVLEYFIIQIGIHILVAYAFMVFTLAISALTKSTILSFIISISVFILPTINLGIPYWQYVKKYSFANFISAPEFIMPFHAITVFGKPVLDPIIHYPAIFLLAITLMIVLYKTIRRTQVS